One region of Gemmatimonas sp. UBA7669 genomic DNA includes:
- a CDS encoding MlaD family protein, which translates to MTTKRRDEVLVGLLLLTAIILGLGGTIWIARGGLSKGYPMFARFPWGAGLKQGQPVLLAGVQVGFVDEVRLIPDGTIAVRLQVQNEHQIPLGTTATVEPNGIFGDQLIALTPEMGRQGYLPKGDTIPVGEGTPGTGELLTKGDSIAANILALTTETRNQFVADSGLRDVRRTVTDVTKLVAQLSQVVAAQSAELTRTQEQLRKTLASVDSAKVDSTTKNLQATSASLEALTRELRVTNQEVQGLVTKINTGNGTVGKLMNDPALYARLDTLLLRTDSLVAEFKKNPRKFINLKIF; encoded by the coding sequence ATGACGACCAAGCGACGTGACGAAGTCCTGGTGGGTCTCTTGCTGCTGACCGCCATCATCCTCGGCCTCGGGGGCACGATCTGGATTGCCCGCGGCGGTCTCTCCAAGGGCTACCCCATGTTCGCGCGCTTCCCCTGGGGCGCGGGACTCAAGCAGGGGCAGCCGGTGCTGCTGGCGGGCGTGCAGGTGGGCTTCGTGGACGAAGTCCGCCTCATTCCCGACGGCACCATTGCGGTGCGGCTGCAGGTGCAGAATGAGCACCAGATTCCGCTGGGCACCACGGCCACCGTGGAACCCAACGGCATCTTTGGTGATCAGCTCATTGCGCTCACGCCGGAAATGGGACGTCAGGGCTATCTGCCCAAGGGTGACACCATTCCGGTGGGTGAAGGCACGCCAGGCACCGGCGAGCTGCTCACCAAGGGCGATTCAATCGCGGCCAACATCCTCGCGCTGACCACGGAAACGCGCAATCAGTTCGTGGCCGACAGTGGCCTGCGCGACGTGCGGCGCACGGTGACCGACGTGACGAAGCTGGTGGCGCAACTCAGCCAGGTGGTGGCGGCGCAGTCGGCCGAGCTGACGCGCACACAGGAGCAGCTGCGCAAGACCCTCGCCAGCGTGGACTCGGCCAAGGTGGACTCGACCACGAAAAACCTGCAGGCCACGTCAGCCAGCCTCGAGGCGCTCACACGCGAACTGCGGGTGACGAATCAGGAAGTGCAGGGCCTGGTGACCAAGATCAACACGGGCAACGGCACGGTGGGCAAGCTGATGAATGATCCGGCGCTGTACGCGAGACTGGACACCCTGCTGCTGCGCACAGACTCGCTGGTGGCGGAGTTCAAGAAGAATCCGCGGAAATTCATCAATCTGAAGATCTTTTGA
- a CDS encoding MlaE family ABC transporter permease, with product MRRTAVLLKAFGARAFFARDIVRGFRDPGTWFPEMIRQMHRIGVESVPLTVIVAAFLGGVTAFQTRFQLFPGVQLSVVGLIARQSIVLELGPLLTALVLTGRVGARMTAEIGTMRVTEQIDALETLSFDPVAYLALPRFLAGVVMLPTLVVLANTAAIFSAWLTLILATDVRTDDFVSGLRLAFTPFQVVYSLIKATSFGAAIAFVSSYEGYVTEAGAEGVGKSTAKAVVIASVSILVLDAIVAAVLAPFIQA from the coding sequence ATGCGCCGTACCGCCGTGCTGCTCAAGGCCTTCGGCGCGCGCGCGTTCTTTGCTCGCGACATCGTACGCGGCTTCCGTGACCCCGGGACCTGGTTTCCCGAGATGATCCGGCAGATGCATCGGATCGGTGTGGAGTCGGTACCGCTGACCGTGATCGTGGCCGCGTTTCTCGGTGGGGTGACCGCCTTCCAGACGCGCTTCCAGCTGTTCCCCGGTGTGCAGTTGTCCGTGGTCGGACTCATTGCGCGTCAGTCCATCGTGCTTGAGCTTGGGCCACTGCTCACGGCGCTCGTGCTCACGGGCCGCGTGGGTGCGCGCATGACAGCGGAAATCGGCACCATGCGTGTCACCGAGCAGATCGACGCGCTGGAAACGCTTTCGTTCGATCCGGTGGCTTATCTGGCCCTGCCCCGTTTTCTGGCAGGTGTGGTGATGCTGCCCACGCTGGTGGTGCTGGCCAACACGGCCGCCATCTTCAGTGCGTGGCTGACGCTCATTCTGGCCACGGACGTGCGCACCGACGATTTCGTGTCGGGCCTCAGGCTCGCGTTCACGCCGTTTCAGGTGGTCTACTCGCTCATCAAGGCCACGTCCTTCGGCGCGGCCATCGCCTTCGTGTCCAGCTACGAAGGGTATGTGACCGAGGCCGGTGCCGAGGGCGTGGGCAAGTCCACGGCCAAGGCGGTGGTGATTGCCTCGGTGTCCATTCTCGTGCTCGACGCCATTGTGGCCGCCGTGCTGGCTCCCTTCATCCAGGCGTAA
- a CDS encoding LptF/LptG family permease, with amino-acid sequence MRGRFITPLDRYIAGEFTRIFGAMLLGFPVLVFVIDLVDNLRRYTERKLTVKAVALSYLYWIPDTLFMILPAAVLFATVFSISTFTRYSEITAAKASGISFYRFIAPILVMATLAMGLDLVFSEVAPPANAERLRLLAGANNSRDDDRYNFAFASEAGRVYRIYTLNVKEEYVDNIEIEERASKQQPGLLIASAKGNYRGDGQWMLQKGTMHVLPTPSTDIVIRFDSLVDRDMRESPQELRSTEREPSEMRFAELTRFIGILERSGADVNMLKVERMLKIAIPVTCLIIALFGAPMATSSQRGGAAYGIAVSLATTVVFLVLIQLTKSIGGKGLVAPELAAWIPNILGGFFALILLARVRT; translated from the coding sequence GTGAGGGGCCGCTTCATCACGCCGCTCGATCGCTACATCGCGGGCGAGTTCACGCGCATTTTTGGCGCGATGCTGCTGGGGTTTCCGGTCCTGGTATTCGTCATTGACCTCGTGGACAACCTGCGCCGGTACACCGAGCGCAAGTTGACCGTGAAGGCCGTGGCATTGAGCTACCTGTACTGGATTCCCGACACGCTGTTCATGATTCTGCCGGCCGCCGTGCTGTTTGCCACGGTGTTCTCCATCAGCACTTTCACGCGCTACTCGGAGATCACGGCAGCCAAGGCCTCGGGCATCAGCTTTTATCGCTTCATCGCGCCCATTCTGGTCATGGCCACGTTGGCCATGGGACTTGACCTGGTATTCAGCGAGGTGGCGCCTCCGGCCAATGCCGAGCGCTTGCGGCTTTTGGCCGGCGCCAACAACTCGCGCGATGATGACCGCTACAACTTTGCCTTCGCAAGCGAAGCGGGACGTGTGTACCGCATCTACACGCTGAATGTGAAGGAAGAGTACGTGGACAACATCGAGATCGAGGAACGGGCGTCCAAGCAGCAGCCGGGACTGCTCATTGCCTCGGCGAAGGGCAATTACCGCGGCGACGGGCAGTGGATGCTGCAGAAGGGCACCATGCACGTGCTGCCCACTCCCAGCACCGATATCGTCATCCGCTTCGACTCGCTGGTGGACCGCGACATGCGTGAATCGCCGCAGGAATTGCGCTCCACGGAGCGCGAGCCTTCGGAAATGCGTTTCGCCGAACTCACGCGATTCATCGGCATTCTCGAACGCTCTGGCGCCGACGTGAACATGCTCAAGGTGGAGCGGATGCTGAAGATCGCCATTCCGGTCACCTGTCTCATCATTGCCCTGTTCGGCGCCCCGATGGCCACCAGCTCACAGCGGGGCGGCGCGGCGTACGGCATTGCCGTCAGCCTGGCCACGACCGTGGTGTTTCTCGTGCTCATTCAGCTCACCAAGAGCATCGGCGGCAAGGGACTGGTCGCCCCTGAACTCGCGGCGTGGATACCCAATATCCTGGGCGGCTTCTTCGCGCTCATCCTGCTGGCGCGGGTGCGTACATGA
- a CDS encoding LptF/LptG family permease, with protein sequence MKLLTRYIVREHVGPLVFALSALTSLLMLQYVARQLANLAGKGLPWAAIGEFFVLSLPFTIAMTMPMAVLVATLYAFGRMAAEHEITAFKASGVRVRTLMAPVLACAFALSIGMIWFNDQVLPAANHRLRILQQDIARTKPTVALREQSMNMITEMFFMRVARVNAETNRIYDVVIYDLSKGIERKTVYADSGVISLDPNGRDMVIQLYDGFAQEFVRGESHRLQRSFFETQTVRQKGIAQGFENSSGSDAFKGDREMTVCEMHRRYRSDAVDVERIRQEYVSNTDRLRKVSGRRITPPRPRPRAEPLAALYCEQFLGRIAGLFLPKKAEAQALGQDSIVQDSIRQDSVRQDTVRRDSTRRDSVVVPVAVPATPVPGSPVPGQPVPGQPVPGVPVPGSPDSAQVAGQFPPPINGIPVLPRGSYTPAPGLTYSQDSALRAAGVDPMTQAVQAQPTDTSEAAVALGAVNATGLQLIAARESLDSLAVEIHKKFALSLACFVFVLFGPPIALRFPRGGVGVTIGVSIVVFGLYYICLMGGEALADKGQLPAYVAMWIANVVFALAGVALLWRVESTTDNSRGGGFAEWRADRKARKALARAAKAKAKGRDTAEPAVSA encoded by the coding sequence GTGAAGCTCCTTACACGCTATATCGTCCGCGAGCATGTGGGCCCGCTCGTCTTCGCCCTGTCCGCGCTCACGTCACTGCTCATGCTGCAGTACGTGGCGCGGCAGTTGGCCAATCTCGCCGGCAAGGGCCTGCCATGGGCTGCGATCGGCGAGTTTTTCGTGTTGTCCCTGCCCTTCACCATCGCCATGACGATGCCCATGGCGGTGCTGGTGGCCACACTCTACGCGTTCGGCCGCATGGCCGCCGAGCACGAGATCACGGCCTTCAAGGCCAGTGGCGTGCGGGTGCGCACCCTCATGGCGCCGGTGCTGGCCTGTGCCTTCGCGCTGTCCATCGGCATGATCTGGTTCAATGATCAGGTGCTGCCGGCGGCCAATCACCGTCTCCGCATTCTGCAGCAGGACATCGCGCGCACCAAGCCCACCGTGGCCCTGCGCGAGCAGTCCATGAACATGATCACCGAAATGTTCTTCATGCGCGTCGCGCGCGTGAATGCGGAAACGAACCGCATCTATGATGTCGTCATCTACGACCTGTCCAAGGGCATCGAACGCAAGACGGTGTACGCGGACAGCGGCGTGATTTCGCTCGACCCGAATGGCCGCGACATGGTCATTCAGTTGTATGACGGCTTCGCGCAGGAGTTTGTGCGCGGCGAGAGTCATCGGCTGCAGCGCAGCTTCTTCGAGACGCAGACGGTGCGTCAGAAGGGCATTGCGCAGGGTTTCGAGAACTCGAGTGGCAGCGATGCCTTCAAGGGCGACCGCGAAATGACGGTGTGCGAGATGCACCGGCGCTACCGTTCGGATGCCGTTGACGTGGAGCGCATTCGTCAGGAGTACGTCAGCAACACCGACCGCCTGCGGAAAGTGAGCGGGCGGCGCATCACCCCGCCGCGCCCGCGCCCCAGGGCCGAGCCGCTGGCCGCGCTCTATTGTGAGCAGTTCCTCGGACGCATCGCCGGTCTTTTCCTGCCCAAGAAGGCCGAGGCCCAGGCGCTCGGCCAGGACAGTATCGTCCAGGATTCGATTCGGCAGGACTCCGTTCGGCAGGACACTGTCCGGCGCGACAGCACGCGGCGGGACTCGGTGGTGGTGCCGGTTGCCGTACCCGCCACGCCCGTTCCCGGTTCGCCGGTCCCCGGTCAGCCGGTGCCCGGGCAACCGGTTCCGGGTGTTCCTGTCCCCGGTTCGCCGGACTCGGCTCAGGTGGCAGGGCAGTTCCCCCCGCCCATCAATGGCATCCCCGTGTTGCCACGTGGCAGCTACACGCCGGCGCCCGGCCTCACCTACTCCCAGGACTCGGCCCTGCGCGCCGCAGGTGTGGACCCCATGACGCAGGCCGTGCAGGCCCAGCCCACCGATACCAGCGAGGCGGCGGTCGCGCTGGGTGCCGTCAACGCCACGGGCCTCCAGCTCATTGCCGCGCGCGAGTCACTGGACAGCCTGGCGGTGGAAATCCACAAGAAGTTCGCGCTGTCGCTGGCCTGCTTCGTGTTTGTGCTGTTCGGCCCGCCTATTGCCCTGCGTTTTCCGCGCGGTGGTGTGGGGGTGACCATCGGGGTGAGCATCGTGGTGTTCGGTCTCTACTACATTTGTCTCATGGGTGGTGAAGCCTTGGCCGACAAGGGCCAGTTGCCGGCCTATGTGGCCATGTGGATTGCCAACGTCGTGTTCGCACTGGCGGGCGTGGCGCTGCTGTGGCGCGTCGAATCCACCACGGACAACTCGCGTGGCGGCGGCTTCGCCGAGTGGCGGGCCGACCGCAAGGCACGCAAGGCGCTGGCTCGCGCAGCCAAGGCCAAGGCCAAGGGCCGAGACACCGCGGAGCCGGCGGTGTCCGCGTGA